In the Acropora muricata isolate sample 2 chromosome 10, ASM3666990v1, whole genome shotgun sequence genome, one interval contains:
- the LOC136931103 gene encoding serine/threonine-protein phosphatase 2A activator-like, producing MAASDEAPVFVEPQREIRCPTDLTKWEKSQAYSDFIGFVLTLNDAVKGKSMSGDYHMSEASKKLVAMLDTMNSWIDEIPPTDQPQRFGNKAFRTWCNRLEESLHSLVQPLLPDKFLGAAIELTAYLKDAFGNKTRIDYGTGHEASFAAFLCCLFKLRVLNQSDCAGIVFKVFQRYLELMRRLQLTYRMEPAGSQGVWGLDDFQFLPFIWGSAQLIGHTSLEPQHFTCEKNVEEYHNKYMFLGCIRFINQMKRGPFAEHSNTLWGISSVKTWEKVNSGLMKMYKAEVLSKFPVIQHFVFGTLMSIKEGEKFKKPL from the exons atggcggcttcAGACGAAG CGCCAGTCTTCGTGGAACCACAGAGAGAAATCCGTTGTCCAACAGATCTCACAAAATGGGAAAAATCTCAG GCATACAGTGATTTTATTGGATTTGTGCTGACCTTAAATGATGCTGTGAAAGGCAAATCCATGTCCGGAGACTACCATATGTCTGAG gCTTCAAAGAAGTTGGTTGCCATGCTAGATACTATGAACTCATGGATAGATGAAATACCACCAACTGACCAACCACAGAGGTTTGGAAACAAGGCCTTCAGAACTTGGTGTAATAGACTGGAGGAG AGTCTTCACTCGTTAGTTCAACCTCTTCTACCAGACAAGTTCCTTGGGGCTGCCATTGAATTAACTGCGTATTTAAAAG ATGCCTTTGGAAATAAAACAAGAATAGACTATGGAACAG GTCATGAAGCTTCCTTTGCtgcatttctttgttgtttattCAAGCTCAGAGTATTGAACCAAAGTGACTGTGCTGGTATTGTGTTCAAGGTTTTTCAGAG GTATTTAGAACTGATGAGACGATTGCAGCTCACTTACAGAATGGAACCAGCCGGCAGTCAGGGTGTGTGGGGGCTGGAtgattttcagtttcttcctTTCATTTGGGGAAGTGCTCAGCTGATAGGTCATACAAGTCTAGAGCCACAGCACTTCACTTGTGAAAAAAACGTAGAGGAGTATCATAACAAGTACATGTTCCTGGGCTGCATCCGTTTTATAAACCAA ATGAAAAGAGGACCCTTTGCAGAACATTCCAACACTTTGTGGGGAATAAGCTCTgttaaaacatgggaaaaagtAAACTCTGGTTTGATGAAAATGTATAAAGCTGAG gtTCTATCCAAGTTCCCAGTCATTCAGCATTTTGTTTTTGGTACATTAATGTCTATAAAAGAAggagaaaagtttaaaaaaccTCTGTAA
- the LOC136931104 gene encoding uncharacterized protein, which translates to MDCEATRILHVSLSKITDSRRFRGGPLLRRNLLVSHVLNNVLTSTDAAYCKYRSKVETDMDIDGVENELVPFDKSKMNTRLLGGSLDTGNTTHTASSEINSNERTTEIKPITAKNARTNCREYVGIEKTMKSDNNDAKEKKSGDKCNTGSKRARPHVNEPCDSHAVQHKRFKTETPSESSVTEVNYQEPMDISGLVNVFNSSFSGLASIPNTPLGAKLESFQCISTVQPVRGVFGWSQPIVEAF; encoded by the coding sequence ATGGATTGTGAAGCGACAAGAATTCTCCATGTTTCACTTTCGAAAATAACGGACTCGCGTCGTTTTCGTGGCGGTCCTTTACTCAGACGCAACTTATTGGTTTCTCATGTCTTAAACAATGTGCTGACCTCAACAGACGCTGCCTACTGTAAATACCGATCGAAAGTTGAGACAGATATGGACATAGATGGTGTGGAAAACGAACTTGTGCCTTTTGATAAATCGAAAATGAACACTCGTTTATTGGGAGGTTCCTTGGACACAGGAAATACAACACATACAGCGAGTTCCGAGATAAACTCCAACGAAAGGACAACGGAAATTAAACCGATTACTGCTAAGAATGCCAGGACAAACTGCAGGGAGTATGTAGGCATTGAGAAAACCATgaaaagtgataataatgatgcgAAAGAAAAGAAATCGGGAGACAAATGTAATACTGGCTCGAAACGAGCAAGGCCACATGTAAATGAACCTTGTGATAGCCACGCGGTTCAACACAAACGATTTAAAACTGAAACTCCCAGCGAATCTTCTGTCACGGAAGTTAATTATCAGGAACCTATGGATATTTCTGGACTGGTCAACGTATTTAATAGCAGTTTTTCCGGACTTGCAAGCATTCCTAATACACCTTTAGGCGCTAAACTAGAGTCTTTCCAGTGCATTTCCACCGTTCAACCTGTTCGAGGCGTGTTTGGATGGTCGCAGCCCATTGTTGAAGCATTTTAG